In one Juglans regia cultivar Chandler chromosome 11, Walnut 2.0, whole genome shotgun sequence genomic region, the following are encoded:
- the LOC108987872 gene encoding uncharacterized protein LOC108987872 isoform X2 translates to MGSEGPPALIIHVTGFKKFHGVSENPTETIVSNLKEYVTKKGLPKGLILGSCSILETAGQGALSPLYQTLQSAISGLDSESSNSGRTIWVHFGVNSGATRFAIEKQAVNEATFRCPDELGWKPQKAPIIPADGGISHMRQP, encoded by the exons ATGGGGTCCGAAGGGCCTCCTGCATTAATAATTCATGTGACGGGTTTTAAGAAATTCCATGGAGTTTCAGAGAATCCAACTGAGACAATTGTTAGTAATCTCAAAGAGTATGTGACGAAGAAGGGACTGCCAAAAGGTCTAATTCTTGGGAGTTGCAGCATTCTTGAGACTGCAGGACAAGGAGCTCTTTCTCCCTTATACCAGACGTTGCAATCTGCCATTAGTGGGTTGGATTCTGAATCTTCAAATTCTGGAAGAACTATTTGG GTACACTTTGGAGTTAATAGTGGTGCAACAAGGTTTGCCATTGAGAAACAAGCTGTCAATGAAGCTACTTTTCGCTGTCCCGATGAGCTGGGATGGAAGCCCCAG aaaGCTCCCATCATTCCTGCAGATGGTGGAATTTCACACATGCGACAG CCCTGA
- the LOC108987870 gene encoding polygalacturonase At1g48100-like, which translates to MILTRVLVLVLLFSFCFFVPPAQRKLHSYTKQKHFHPKSRISLPPAPAPEAISPSYTLNPAPNSPTVFNVQSFGAIGDGVTDDTEAFKMAWDTACQSEETGVLLVPKSYSFLIQSTIFTGPCKSGITFQIDGIIMPPGGPDSWPRNYSKKQWLVFYRISRMSLQGDGVIDGRGEKWWNLPCKPRKGSKRTTLPAPCDSPVAIRFFMSSDLTVQGLKVKNSPQFHFRFDGCQNVHIDLLNIKAPALSPNTDGIHIENTNNVKIYNSIISNGDDCVSIGAGCFNVDIKNITCGPSHGISIGSLGVRNSRACVSNITVSDSIIKHSDNGVRIKTWQGGSGAVSAVTFHNIYMDTVRNPIIIDQYYCLTKNCPNQTSAVFVSDIWYTNIKGTYDVRSPPMHFACSDFLPCTNLTLSEVELLPAQGYILSNPVCWNAYGIMQTLIIPPVNCLLEGIPQVMPESDVDRC; encoded by the exons ATGATACTCACTCGGGTTCTTGTTCTTGTCCTTTTGTTCTCATTTTGTTTCTTCGTTCCTCCAGCTCAGAGAAAACTGCATAGTTACACAAAGCAGAAACATTTCCACCCAAAATCTCGAATTTCACTACCACCTGCGCCTGCACCTGAGGCTATTAGCCCAAGTTACACGCTGAATCCTGCTCCTAATAGTCCTACTGTCTTTAATGTACAATCTTTTGGTGCCATTGGGGATGGTGTCACTGATGACACAGAAGCATTCAAGATGGCTTGGGACACGGCCTGCCAATCTGAAGAAACAGGAGTTCTTCTGGTTCCTAAGAGTTATTCCTTCCTGATACAATCTACAATATTTACAGGGCCTTGTAAATCAGGCATCACATTTCAG ATCGACGGGATTATTATGCCACCGGGTGGGCCCGATTCATGGCCGAGAAATTATAGTAAGAAACAATGGTTGGTTTTCTACAGAATCAGTAGAATGTCATTGCAAGGGGATGGTGTCATAGATGGTAGAGGAGAGAAATGGTGGAATCTTCCTTGCAAACCGCGCAAA GGAAGTAAAAGGACAACACTGCCAGCTCCTTGCGATAGCCCAGTT GCCATAAGATTCTTCATGAGCTCCGACTTGACTGTCCAAGGACTTAAAGTTAAGAACAGCCCCCAATTTCATTTCCGGTTCGATGGTTGTCAAAACGTCCATATAGACTTGCTCAACATAAAAGCCCCTGCTCTAAGTCCCAATACTGATGGGATTCACATCGAGAACACGAATAAcgtcaaaatatataattccaTTATATCCAATG GTGATGACTGTGTTTCAATTGGTGCTGGCTGTTTTAATGTCGATATAAAGAACATAACTTGCGGTCCAAGCCATGGAATAAG CATAGGCAGTTTAGGGGTTCGAAATTCCCGAGCTTGTGTTTCGAACATCACAGTGAGTGACTCAATCATCAAGCATTCAGACAATGGTGTTCGGATCAAAACATGGCAGGGTGGATCAGGCGCTGTATCTGCAGTAACCTTCCATAACATATACATGGACACCGTCCGAAACCCAATTATCATAGACCAATACTACTGCCTCACCAAGAACTGCCCCAACCAAACCTCTGCAGTGTTTGTATCAGATATTTGGTACACAAACATCAAAGGTACATATGATGTGAGAAGCCCCCCGATGCATTTTGCTTGCAGTGACTTCCTCCCTTGCACAAACCTCACACTTTCTGAAGTGGAACTACTTCCTGCTCAAGGATATATTTTGTCAAACCCAGTTTGCTGGAATGCTTATGGGATTATGCAGACACTTATTATTCCACCAGTAAACTGCTTGTTAGAGGGAATTCCACAGGTGATGCCAGAGAGTGATGTTGATCGATGTTAA
- the LOC108987872 gene encoding pyrrolidone-carboxylate peptidase-like isoform X1: MGSEGPPALIIHVTGFKKFHGVSENPTETIVSNLKEYVTKKGLPKGLILGSCSILETAGQGALSPLYQTLQSAISGLDSESSNSGRTIWVHFGVNSGATRFAIEKQAVNEATFRCPDELGWKPQKAPIIPADGGISHMRQTSLPIEEITKALAKMGYEVMTSDDAGRFVCNYVYYHSLRFAEQKGTKSLFVHVPLFSTIDEETQMRFAASLLEVLASLH, translated from the exons ATGGGGTCCGAAGGGCCTCCTGCATTAATAATTCATGTGACGGGTTTTAAGAAATTCCATGGAGTTTCAGAGAATCCAACTGAGACAATTGTTAGTAATCTCAAAGAGTATGTGACGAAGAAGGGACTGCCAAAAGGTCTAATTCTTGGGAGTTGCAGCATTCTTGAGACTGCAGGACAAGGAGCTCTTTCTCCCTTATACCAGACGTTGCAATCTGCCATTAGTGGGTTGGATTCTGAATCTTCAAATTCTGGAAGAACTATTTGG GTACACTTTGGAGTTAATAGTGGTGCAACAAGGTTTGCCATTGAGAAACAAGCTGTCAATGAAGCTACTTTTCGCTGTCCCGATGAGCTGGGATGGAAGCCCCAG aaaGCTCCCATCATTCCTGCAGATGGTGGAATTTCACACATGCGACAG ACCTCTCTTCCAATTGAGGAGATTACCAAGGCATTGGCAAAGATGGGTTATGAAGTGATGACCTCAGATGATGCAGGACGATTTGTATGCAATTATGTTTACTATCATTCCCTTCGATTTGCAGAGCAGAAAGGGACCAAATCGCTCTTTGTGCATGTGCCCCTCTTCTCGACCATAGACGAGGAGACCCAAATGCGGTTTGCTGCCTCATTGTTGGAGGTACTTGCTTCTTTACATTGA
- the LOC108987873 gene encoding zinc finger CCCH domain-containing protein 3 isoform X1 has protein sequence MLENAISKVSNTLEPRLSGSIPSSSKVFASFSSAFSATKHRSRPIISDAKLFLFLCFSIADANQAYTEGFRKGVCNHFVKTGFCQYGDSCKYFHPKNNLSNVNAQGVSGVVVQDSMGVSWGNLPPSLMPPPEEGYPPLPFVDWG, from the exons ATGCTCGAAAACGCCATCTCCAAGGTCTCCAACACCTTAGAGCCAAGGCTCTCTGGTTCGATTCCTTCAAGCTCCAAGGTCTTCGCCTCGTTTTCCTCTGCCTTCTCAGCGACCAAACATCGATCCCGACCCATTATAAGTGATGCcaagttgtttttgtttttgtgtttttcaattGCAGATGCGAACCAGGCTTATACCGAGGGGTTTCGAAAAGGGGTCTGCAACCATTTTGTAAAGAcg GGGTTTTGCCAGTATGGGGATTCTTGCAAATATTTTCATCCCAAGAACAATTTGTCAAATGTGAATGCTCAAGGCGTATCTG GGGTTGTAGTGCAAGACAGCATGGGAGTGTCATGGGGCAATCTACCTCCATCACTAATGCCTCCTCCAGAGGAAGGATATCCACCTCTTCCCTTTGTGGACTGGGGATAG
- the LOC108987881 gene encoding shaggy-related protein kinase alpha, with protein sequence MASVDVAPSSGLREPSGHTAGVDRLPEEMNDMKIRDDKEMEATVIDGNGTETGHIIVTTIGGRNGQPKQTISYMAERIVGHGSFGVVFQAKCLETGEAVAIKKVLQDKRYKNRELQTMRLLDHPNVVALKHCFFSTTEKDELYLNLVLEYVPETVHRVIKHYNKLNQRMPLIYVKLYTYQIFRALSYIHRCIGVCHRDIKPQNLLVNPHTHQVKLCDFGSAKVLVKGEPNISYICSRYYRAPELIFGATEYTTAIDIWSAGCVLAELLLGQPLFPGESGVDQLVEIIKILGTPTREEIKCMNPNYTEFKFPQIKAHPWHKIFHKRMPPEAVDLVSRLLQYSPNLRCTALDALIHPFFDELRDPNSRLPNGRFLPPLFNFKSHELKGVPVEVLVKLIPEHARKQCSFLGL encoded by the exons ATGGCTTCAGTGGACGTCGCACCTTCTTCTGGTTTGAGAGAACCCAGTGGTCATACAGCCGGTGTTGATCGGTTACCTGAGGAGATGAATGACATGAAAATCAGGGATGACAAA GAAATGGAAGCCACTGTTATTGATGGTAATGGAACGGAGACGGGTCACATAATTGTGACTACTATTGGTGGTAGAAACGGCCAACCAAAGCAG ACAATAAGCTACATGGCTGAGCGTATTGTCGGACATGGATCGTTTGGAGTTGTGTTTCAA GCAAAGTGCTTAGAGACTGGTGAAGCTGTGGCTATAAAGAAGGTTCTTCAAGACAAGAGGTATAAGAACCGAGAGCTGCAAACTATGCGCCTTCTTGACCACCCAAATGTTGTTGCTTTGAAGCATTGTTTCTTTTCAACAACCGAAAAGGATGAACTGTACCTTAATCTGGTACTTGAGTATGTCCCTGAAACTGTTCATCGAGTGATCAAGCACTACAACAAATTGAACCAAAGGATGCCGTTAATATATGTGAAACTCTATACGTACCAG ATCTTTAGGGCATTATCATATATTCATCGCTGCATTGGAGTGTGTCACAGGGACATCAAACCTCAAAATCTTTTG gTGAATCCACATACCCACCAGGTTAAATTATGTGACTTCGGAAGTGCAAAAGTCTTG GTAAAAGGGGAGCCAAATATTTCTTACATCTGCTCTAGGTATTATCGAGCACCAGAGCTTATATTTGGAGCAACTGAGTATACTACAGCTATTGACATTTGGTCTGCTGGCTGTGTTCTTGCTGAGCTACTCCTTGGACAG CCTCTGTTTCCTGGTGAGAGTGGAGTCGACCAGCTTGTGGAGATAATAAAG ATTTTGGGCACTCCGACAAGGGAAGAAATCAAATGCATGAACCCCAACTATACAGAGTTCAAATTCCCTCAGATTAAAGCTCATCCATGGCACAAG ATATTCCACAAGCGTATGCCTCCAGAAGCTGTTGATCTGGTTTCGAGACTACTACAATACTCCCCTAACCTGCGATGCACAGCT TTGGACGCCTTGATCCATCCATTTTTTGATGAGCTTCGTGATCCAAACAGTCGCTTGCCAAACGGCCGTTTCCTTCCACCACTATTCAACTTTAAATCACACG AATTGAAAGGAGTGCCGGTTGAGGTTTTGGTGAAATTGATCCCAGAGCATGCAAGAAAGCAATGTTCCTTTCTTGGTTTGTGA
- the LOC108987873 gene encoding zinc finger CCCH domain-containing protein 3 isoform X3: MPLEKYYCDYCDKQFQDTPYARKRHLQGLQHLRAKALWFDSFKLQDANQAYTEGFRKGVCNHFVKTGFCQYGDSCKYFHPKNNLSNVNAQGLLAVMDDNQLPSIPGNQLIGEGALSGVVVQDSMGVSWGNLPPSLMPPPEEGYPPLPFVDWG; the protein is encoded by the exons atGCCGTTGGAAAAGTACTACTGCGACTACTGCGACAAGCAGTTCCAAGACACCCCATATGCTCGAAAACGCCATCTCCAAGGTCTCCAACACCTTAGAGCCAAGGCTCTCTGGTTCGATTCCTTCAAGCTCCAAG ATGCGAACCAGGCTTATACCGAGGGGTTTCGAAAAGGGGTCTGCAACCATTTTGTAAAGAcg GGGTTTTGCCAGTATGGGGATTCTTGCAAATATTTTCATCCCAAGAACAATTTGTCAAATGTGAATGCTCAAGGC CTTCTGGCTGTCATGGATGACAATCAGTTACCTAGTATCCCAGGAAATCAATTAATTGGAGAAGGTGCTTTGTCTG GGGTTGTAGTGCAAGACAGCATGGGAGTGTCATGGGGCAATCTACCTCCATCACTAATGCCTCCTCCAGAGGAAGGATATCCACCTCTTCCCTTTGTGGACTGGGGATAG
- the LOC108987875 gene encoding protein transport protein Sec24-like At3g07100: MGTDNSGRQQFPPARPVATPFAVAPPQNMMPFSSSGPVVGSEASGFRPIPPGAHQPMVPSSTQVVGSQASGFRSPPIARFSDPSVPSSPTSNVPPIAGQFQRFPAPPFHSTAQAPLSYAPPIGRPLAQPPTPPVSFRPQPQVPPVPMGSPPQTVNSAVPSLSAPYSSSDSMFPTPRPNFQSSFPGYVRMQSNADSQAPPIPPPFPAHQGGYASSAPPPSSFPYLAQPGGYVPHPPVAAPLGMQSRDQMQHLGSGPPSGSIQGLMEDFSSLSIASVPGSIDPGIDYKSLPRPLEGDVEPKLLAEMYPTNCDPRYLRLTTSAIPSSQSLASRWHLPLGAVICPLAEAPDGEEVPVVNFTSTGIIRCRGCRTYVNPFVTFTDSGRKWRCNICSLLNDVPGEYFAHLDASGRRIDLDQRPELTKGSVEFVAPTEYMMRPPMPPVYFFLIDVSISAVRSGMIEIVAQTIRSCLDELPGFPRTQIGFATFDCAIHFYNMKSSLTQPQMMVVSDLDDIFVPLPDDLLVNLSESRSVVETFLDSLPSMFHDNANVESAFGPALKAAFMVMSQLGGKLLIFQNTLPSLGVGRLKLRGDDLRVYGTDKENMLRLPEDPFYKQMAAELTKYQIAVNVYALSDKYTDIASLGTLAKYTGGQVYYYPSFQSAIHGEKLRNELTRDLTRETAWEAVMRIRCGKGVRFSSYHGNFMLRSTDLMALPAVDCDKAYAAQLSLEETLLTTPTVYFQVALLYTASCGERRIRVHTAAAPVVADLGEMYRQADCGAIVSLFSRLAIEKTLSHKLEDARNSLQLRIVKALKEYRNLYAVQHRLGGRMIYPESLSFLPLYGLALCRSKPLRGGYADASLDERCSAGYTMMALPVKKLLKLLYPSFIRLDEYLLKASAQVDDLKNLGKRLPLAAENLDARGLYLYDDGFRFVIWFGRALSPDIAMNLLGADFAAELLKVNLIERDNQMSRKLMSTLQKFRESDRAYYQQCHLVRQGEQPTEGFLLLSNLVEDQMGGSNGYVDWLLQIHRQVQQNA; the protein is encoded by the exons ATGGGGACTGACAATTCTGGTCGCCAACAGTTTCCTCCTGCAAGACCTGTTGCTACACCTTTCGCTGTTGCTCCTCCGCAAAATATGATGCCTTTTTCATCATCAGGTCCTGTGGTTGGATCAGAGGCCTCTGGTTTCAGACCTATTCCACCAGGTGCTCACCAGCCCATGGTGCCTTCGTCAACACAGGTGGTTGGATCACAGGCCTCTGGTTTTCGATCTCCACCAATAGCTAGGTTTAGTGATCCATCTGTGCCTTCTTCACCAACATCAAATGTTCCACCCATTGCTGGACAATTTCAGCGTTTCCCAGCACCACCTTTTCACTCAACAGCTCAAGCACCCCTTTCGTATGCCCCACCCATTGGTCGACCACTAGCCCAACCTCCTACTCCGCCAGTTTCCTTTCGTCCACAGCCACAAGTACCTCCAGTGCCAATGGGATCTCCACCTCAAACCGTAAATTCTGCAGTGCCCAGCTTGAGTGCTCCTTACTCTTCATCAGATTCAATGTTTCCAACTCCCAGACCAAATTTTCAGTCATCATTTCCTGGATACGTCCGTATGCAGTCTAATGCAGATTCACAAGCCCCACCTATACCGCCTCCTTTTCCCGCTCATCAAGGAGGTTATGCATCATCTGCCCCTCCACCTTCTTCCTTCCCTTATCTTGCTCAACCAGGAGGTTATGTTCCACATCCACCGGTGGCAGCACCCTTGGGCATGCAGTCAAGGGACCAAATGCAGCATCTTGGCTCTGGACCCCCTAGTGGTTCCATCCAAGGTTTGATGGAAGACTTCAGCTCACTTTCCATTGCGTCTGTTCCTGGATCAATTGATCCGGGAATTGATTATAAATCACTTCCAAGGCCATTAGAAGGTGATGTGGAGCCCAAATTGCTGGCTGAGATGTATCCTACGAATTGTGATCCTAGATATCTACGACTTACTACTAGCGCTATTCCAAGTTCCCAGTCTTTGGCTTCAAGGTGGCATTTGCCTCTTGGAGCCGTAATTTGTCCACTTGCGGAAGCTCCTGATGGG GAAGAAGTACCAGTAGTTAATTTCACTTCAACAGGCATTATTCGATGTAGAGGATGTCGCACATATGTGAATCCATTTGTCACATTCACAGATTCTGGGAGAAAGTGGCGCTGCAACATCTGTTCTCTACTCAATGATG TTCCTGGTGAGTATTTTGCCCATTTGGATGCCTCTGGCAGAAGAATTGATTTGGATCAGCGACCCGAACTTACAAAGGGTAGCGTGGAATTTGTTGCTCCAACTGAATATATGATGCGACCTCCTATGCCTCCAGTATATTTTTTCCTCATTGACGTGTCTATATCTGCAGTGAGAAGTGGTATGATTGAG ATTGTGGCCCAAACAATCAGATCTTGCTTGGATGAGCTGCCTGGCTTCCCCAGAACACAAATTGGATTTGCAACTTTTGACTGTgcaattcatttttataatatgaag TCATCTTTGACACAGCCACAAATGATGGTTGTCTCAGATTTGGATGACATATTTGTGCCATTGCCAGATGATCTACTTGTCAATTTGTCTGAATCCAGAAGTGTGGTAGAAACGTTCCTAGATAGCTTGCCATCCATGTTTCATGACAATGCGAATGTGGAATCTGCTTTTGGTCCTGCTCTTAAGGCAGCTTTCATGGTTATG AGCCAACTTGGGGGGAAATTGTTAATATTTCAAAACACACTGCCATCTCTTGGTGTTGGCCGCTTAAAATTGCGTGGAGACGATCTTCGTGTTTATGGAACAGATAAAGAAAACATGTTAAGATTGCCTGAAGATCCATTCTACAAGCAAATGGCTGCTGAATTAACTAAGTACCAGATAGCAGTGAATGTATATGCACTCAGTGACAAGTACACTGATATAGCCTCTTTAG GAACTCTTGCAAAATACACTGGAGGCCAGGTATATTATTATCCAAGCTTCCAATCTGCCATTCATGGAGAGAAGTTGAGAAATGAGTTAACCAGAGACCTCACTAGGGAAACTGCGTGGGAAGCTGTCATGCGGATAAGATGTGGAAAAG GGGTCcgtttttcatcttatcatggCAACTTTATGCTAAGATCTACGGATTTAATGGCGCTTCCAGCTGTAGATTGTGATAAAGCATATGCGGCGCAATTATCTCTTGAAGAGACATTGCTGACAACTCCGACAGTATACTTCCAAGTTGCTCTTCT TTATACTGCATCTTGTGGAGAAAGGCGTATTAGAGTACACACAGCAGCTGCACCAGTGGTGGCAGATCTAGGAGAGATGTATCGCCAGGCTGATTGTGGTGCCATTGTTTCCTTGTTTAGCAGGCTAG CAATCGAGAAAACATTGTCCCATAAGTTGGAAGATGCACGAAATTCTCTGCAACTAAGAATCGTTAAAGCCCTTAAAGAATATCGAAATCTCTATGCTGTGCAACATCGCTTGGGAGGCAGGATGATATATCCGGAGTCTCTGAGTTTTTTGCCTCTGTATGGATTAGCACTTTGTAGATCAAAGCCTCTTCGTGGAGGGTATGCCGATGCTTCACTTGATGAACGCTGTTCAGCAGGTTACACGATGATGGCTCTACCtgttaaaaaattgttgaagCTTCTATATCCTAGTTTCATTCGACTTGATGAGTATCTTTTGAAG GCATCTGCTCAGGTTGATGACTTGAAAAACCTTGGGAAAAGGTTACCGCTGGCTGCTGAGAACTTAGATGCCAGAGGTCTTTATTTATATGATGATGGATTTCGCTTTGTTATATGGTTTGGTAGAGCCCTTTCACCTGACATAGCTATGAATTTACTCGGGGCAGACTTTGCAGCAGAATTATTGAAG GTTAACCTTATTGAGCGTGATAACCAAATGTCGAGGAAGCTGATGAGTACACTTCAGAAATTTAGAGAAAGTGATCGTGCATATTATCAGCAGTGTCATCTTGTAAGACAAGGCGAACAGCCCACGGAAGGCTTCCTTTTACTTTCCAATCTTGTTGAGGACCAGATGGGGGGTAGTAATGGTTATGTCGATTGGCTTCTACAAATACACCGGCAAGTTCAGCAAAATGCATGA
- the LOC108987873 gene encoding zinc finger CCCH domain-containing protein 3 isoform X2, whose protein sequence is MPLEKYYCDYCDKQFQDTPYARKRHLQGLQHLRAKALWFDSFKLQDANQAYTEGFRKGVCNHFVKTGFCQYGDSCKYFHPKNNLSNVNAQGVSGVVVQDSMGVSWGNLPPSLMPPPEEGYPPLPFVDWG, encoded by the exons atGCCGTTGGAAAAGTACTACTGCGACTACTGCGACAAGCAGTTCCAAGACACCCCATATGCTCGAAAACGCCATCTCCAAGGTCTCCAACACCTTAGAGCCAAGGCTCTCTGGTTCGATTCCTTCAAGCTCCAAG ATGCGAACCAGGCTTATACCGAGGGGTTTCGAAAAGGGGTCTGCAACCATTTTGTAAAGAcg GGGTTTTGCCAGTATGGGGATTCTTGCAAATATTTTCATCCCAAGAACAATTTGTCAAATGTGAATGCTCAAGGCGTATCTG GGGTTGTAGTGCAAGACAGCATGGGAGTGTCATGGGGCAATCTACCTCCATCACTAATGCCTCCTCCAGAGGAAGGATATCCACCTCTTCCCTTTGTGGACTGGGGATAG